CAGAAACAAATTATCTGTTCAGTTACTTTTAGCTCTTTCAGCAATGCTTGAGTCCTCTTTATAAAAACTTCATTCTGCTAAGTTAGCAACCATTCATTTTTTTTGGTTACTCTTCATGTATAGTTTTCTCAAGTGTCCCTTCAAATATTGCATAATGGTATAGACCATTTAATATTCCAAACATAGTCTGAAAGACTAGAGGAATCACCATTAATTTCATTTGTGTGTGACAAAGCCTCATCCAATGGAGTAAAACCCTTCCTTTTGGTGGCAGTGGAACGGTATgatacctaaaaagaaaaaagagttaatCACTTCTTCTGGATATGAATGCTATTAGAAGTTTGTTGACTTCTCCTAAACTGGTAACTGCCTTTCTAGGTCTATAATGTAGAGagcaaaaaagttaaaagttagcTATCTGAAATACCAAATGACCACATTTTGATTCAAATATATCATAGacagctaaagaaaaaagagagtttattaacctaaaaaaaaaaaaagtaaaaaagaaggaaaaggaacaacTTACTTAGTTGCCAGACGTCCATTTTTAGTAAAAGCCAAAGAACTGGGATAGAAAACACCACAAACTATGCCGATCAGTGAACTTCTGAAAACACAGTTTTCCTTGCTtatattttctggaaaacaaaagtaaatttgGTTTTCCTTTAAAACTCAAGAGCTATTAAGACCGTGTTGTACCTCAGAGTAGTTATCTGCACTATCCTCAACCACAACTATACCCTAGAAAGAATATCAGAAATTCAAACTCTGTGGCATATAACAGGCTAAATGCAGcacatttaaaaaagtttttattgtactttatcaCATAGAGAATTACCTCTAACATATGTGGTTGTTGtagaagctattttattttttggagacagagtctcactgtgttgcccaggctagagtacactggcacgatctcggctcactgcaacctctgcctccagggttcaagcaattctcatgcctcagcctcccaagtagctgggattataggcgtgcaccaccacgcccaactggttttctatttttagtagagactgtgttggccaaactggtctcgaattcctgacctcaagtgatctgcccgccttggcctcccaaagtgttgggattacaggcatgagccaccatgcccagccagaagcaATTTTATAATGACAGAATACTAAACTAGCAGACCAGA
The genomic region above belongs to Papio anubis isolate 15944 chromosome 12, Panubis1.0, whole genome shotgun sequence and contains:
- the TMEM126B gene encoding complex I assembly factor TMEM126B, mitochondrial isoform X3, with amino-acid sequence MEFKNKTKGQLILFPGFRTPNIYQTTSFGTTAGFSGIFSNFLFRRCFKVEHDALKTYASLATLPFLSTVVTYKLLVIDPLYSENISKENCVFRSSLIGIVCGVFYPSSLAFTKNGRLATKYHTVPLPPKGRVLLHWMRLCHTQMKLMVIPLVFQTMFGILNGLYHYAIFEGTLEKTIHEE
- the TMEM126B gene encoding complex I assembly factor TMEM126B, mitochondrial isoform X4, whose product is MAVFGHEAGAKLRDSGVVPVVTEEAPKDTKYISNDVIWNNSWFLWNILKLPVQTLLQENISKENCVFRSSLIGIVCGVFYPSSLAFTKNGRLATKYHTVPLPPKGRVLLHWMRLCHTQMKLMVIPLVFQTMFGILNGLYHYAIFEGTLEKTIHEE